The Pan paniscus chromosome 1, NHGRI_mPanPan1-v2.0_pri, whole genome shotgun sequence genome has a segment encoding these proteins:
- the TMEM52 gene encoding transmembrane protein 52 isoform X4: MARGPLAAGGLRLLLPLLPLPQVALGFADGSCDPSDQCPPQARWSSLWHVGLILLAVLLLLLCGVTAGCVRFCCLRKQAQAQPHLPPARQPCDVAVIPMDSDSPVHSTVTSYSSVQYPLGMRLPLPFGELDLDSMAPPAYSLYTPEPPPSYDEAVKMAKPREEGPALSQKPSPLLGASGLETTPVPQESGPNTQLPPCSPGAP; encoded by the exons ATGGCCCGGGGTCCGCTGGCCGCCGGCGGACTCCGGCTGCTGCTGCCGCTCCTGCCGCTGCCGCAG GTGGCGCTGGGCTTCGCGGACGGCAGCTGCGACCCCTCGGACCA GTGCCCGCCCCAGGCCCGCTGGAGCAGCCTGTGGCACGTGGG GCTCATCCTGCTGGCGgtcctcctgcttctgctgtgTGGTGTCACAGCTGGTTGTGTCCGGTTCTGCTGCCTCCGGAAGCAGGCACAGGCCCAGCCACATCTGCCACCAGCACGGCAGCCCTGCGACGTGGCAGTCATCCCTATGGACAGCGACAGCCCTGTACACAGCACTGTGACCT CCTACAGCTCCGTGCAGTACCCACTGGGCATGCGGTTGCCCCTGCCCTTTGGGGAGCTGGACCTGGACTCCATGGCTCCTCCTGCCTACAGCCTGTACACCCCGGAGCCTCCACCCTCCTACGATGAAGCTGTCAAGATGGCCAAGCCCAGAGAGGAAGGACCAGCACTCTCCCAGAAACCCAGTCCTCTCCTTGGGGCCTCGGGCCTAGAGACCACTCCAGTGCCCCAGGAGTCGGGCCCCAATACTCAACTACCACCTTGTAGCCCTGGTGCCCCTTGA
- the TMEM52 gene encoding transmembrane protein 52 isoform X3, which translates to MARGPLAAGGLRLLLPLLPLPQVGRAAFSLGSATAGRVRARTTPLPGSPLSPQVALGFADGSCDPSDQCPPQARWSSLWHVGLILLAVLLLLLCGVTAGCVRFCCLRKQAQAQPHLPPARQPCDVAVIPMDSDSPVHSTVTSYSSVQYPLGMRLPLPFGELDLDSMAPPAYSLYTPEPPPSYDEAVKMAKPREEGPALSQKPSPLLGASGLETTPVPQESGPNTQLPPCSPGAP; encoded by the exons ATGGCCCGGGGTCCGCTGGCCGCCGGCGGACTCCGGCTGCTGCTGCCGCTCCTGCCGCTGCCGCAGGTGGGTCGGGCGGCGTTCTCTCTCGGTTCGGCCACCGCGGGGCGGGTCCGTGCTCGGACCACGCCCCTCCCGGGCTCACCCTTGTCCCCACAGGTGGCGCTGGGCTTCGCGGACGGCAGCTGCGACCCCTCGGACCA GTGCCCGCCCCAGGCCCGCTGGAGCAGCCTGTGGCACGTGGG GCTCATCCTGCTGGCGgtcctcctgcttctgctgtgTGGTGTCACAGCTGGTTGTGTCCGGTTCTGCTGCCTCCGGAAGCAGGCACAGGCCCAGCCACATCTGCCACCAGCACGGCAGCCCTGCGACGTGGCAGTCATCCCTATGGACAGCGACAGCCCTGTACACAGCACTGTGACCT CCTACAGCTCCGTGCAGTACCCACTGGGCATGCGGTTGCCCCTGCCCTTTGGGGAGCTGGACCTGGACTCCATGGCTCCTCCTGCCTACAGCCTGTACACCCCGGAGCCTCCACCCTCCTACGATGAAGCTGTCAAGATGGCCAAGCCCAGAGAGGAAGGACCAGCACTCTCCCAGAAACCCAGTCCTCTCCTTGGGGCCTCGGGCCTAGAGACCACTCCAGTGCCCCAGGAGTCGGGCCCCAATACTCAACTACCACCTTGTAGCCCTGGTGCCCCTTGA
- the TMEM52 gene encoding transmembrane protein 52 isoform X1, protein MGPVGGVCIEWRPSEWGRLVGEGSCGRGLRRTRLALGGAQWAGLMLREASCGRGLRRTRFALGGARRAGFTLRGASSRRVRLWAGPAASGARWAGFTLSGRSVGVSCGGCVLWWAGPHKAAPPGFAPTSAEHGPGSAGRRRTPAAAAAPAAAAGGAGLRGRQLRPLGPVSRGGGSRGLAPPYGEARAARSAVPCPACSRCRRPHRCPPQARWSSLWHVGLILLAVLLLLLCGVTAGCVRFCCLRKQAQAQPHLPPARQPCDVAVIPMDSDSPVHSTVTSYSSVQYPLGMRLPLPFGELDLDSMAPPAYSLYTPEPPPSYDEAVKMAKPREEGPALSQKPSPLLGASGLETTPVPQESGPNTQLPPCSPGAP, encoded by the exons ATGGGGCCAGTGGGCGGGGTTTGCATTGAGTGGAGGCCCAGCGAATGGGGGCGTCTCGTGGGCGAGGGCTCCTGTGGGCGGGGCCTGCGGCGAACGAGGCTTGCACTGGGCGGGGCCCAGTGGGCGGGGTTGATGCTGCGTGAGGCGTCCTGTGGGCGAGGCTTGCGACGAACGCGGTTTGCTCTGGGCGGTGCCCGGAGGGCGGGGTTTACCCTGCGTGGGGCGTCCAGTAGGCGTGTGCGCCTGTGGGCGGGGCCTGCGGCCAGCGGGGCCCGGTGGGCGGGGTTTACTCTGAGCGGGCGTTCTGTGGGCGTGTCATGTGGTGGGTGTGTCCTGTGGTGGGCGGGGCCCCATAAAGCCGCGCCGCCGGGCTTTGCTCCAACCTCCGCAGAGCATGGCCCGGGGTCCGCTGGCCGCCGGCGGACTCCGGCTGCTGCTGCCGCTCCTGCCGCTGCCGCAG GTGGCGCTGGGCTTCGCGGACGGCAGCTGCGACCCCTCGGACCAGTAAGTCGTGGGGGAGGGAGCCGGGGCCTGGCCCCGCCCTATGGGGAGGCACGGGCGGCGAGGTCGGCCGTCCCATGCCCCGCCTGCTCCAGGTGCCGCCGTCCCCACAGGTGCCCGCCCCAGGCCCGCTGGAGCAGCCTGTGGCACGTGGG GCTCATCCTGCTGGCGgtcctcctgcttctgctgtgTGGTGTCACAGCTGGTTGTGTCCGGTTCTGCTGCCTCCGGAAGCAGGCACAGGCCCAGCCACATCTGCCACCAGCACGGCAGCCCTGCGACGTGGCAGTCATCCCTATGGACAGCGACAGCCCTGTACACAGCACTGTGACCT CCTACAGCTCCGTGCAGTACCCACTGGGCATGCGGTTGCCCCTGCCCTTTGGGGAGCTGGACCTGGACTCCATGGCTCCTCCTGCCTACAGCCTGTACACCCCGGAGCCTCCACCCTCCTACGATGAAGCTGTCAAGATGGCCAAGCCCAGAGAGGAAGGACCAGCACTCTCCCAGAAACCCAGTCCTCTCCTTGGGGCCTCGGGCCTAGAGACCACTCCAGTGCCCCAGGAGTCGGGCCCCAATACTCAACTACCACCTTGTAGCCCTGGTGCCCCTTGA
- the CALML6 gene encoding calmodulin-like protein 6: MTERLSAEQIKEYKGVFEMFDEEGNGEVKTGELERLMSLLGINPTKSELASMAKDVDRDNKGFFNCDGFLALMGVYHEKAQNQESELRAAFRVFDKEGKGYIDWNTLKYVLMNAGEPLNEVEAEQMMKEADKDGDGTIDYEEFVAMMTGESFKLIQ, from the exons ACAGAGCGCCTGTCGGCTGAGCAGATCAAGGAGTACAAGGGAGTCTTTGAGATGTTCGACGAAGAGGGCAACGGGGAGGTGAAGACGGGCGAGCTGGAGCGGCTCATGAGCCTGCTGGGCATCAACCCCACCAAGAGTGAGCTGGCCTCAATGGCCAAGGACGTGGACAGAGACA ACAAAGGGTTCTTCAACTGCGATGGTTTCCTGGCACTAATGGGAGTTTACCATGAGAAGGCCCAGAACCAGGAGAGCGAGCTGAGGGCGGCATTCCGTGTCTTCGACAAAGAGGGCAAGGGCTACATTGACTGGAACACACTCAA GTACGTGCTAATGAATGCAGGGGAGCCCCTCAACGAGGTGGAGGCGGAGCAGATGATGAAGGAGGCCGACAAGGATGGGGACGGGACCATCGACTATGAGG AGTTTGTGGCCATGATGACGGGGGAGTCCTTCAAGCTGATCCAGTAG
- the TMEM52 gene encoding transmembrane protein 52 isoform X5, whose translation MARGPLAAGGLRLLLPLLPLPQVALGFADGSCDPSDQLILLAVLLLLLCGVTAGCVRFCCLRKQAQAQPHLPPARQPCDVAVIPMDSDSPVHSTVTSYSSVQYPLGMRLPLPFGELDLDSMAPPAYSLYTPEPPPSYDEAVKMAKPREEGPALSQKPSPLLGASGLETTPVPQESGPNTQLPPCSPGAP comes from the exons ATGGCCCGGGGTCCGCTGGCCGCCGGCGGACTCCGGCTGCTGCTGCCGCTCCTGCCGCTGCCGCAG GTGGCGCTGGGCTTCGCGGACGGCAGCTGCGACCCCTCGGACCA GCTCATCCTGCTGGCGgtcctcctgcttctgctgtgTGGTGTCACAGCTGGTTGTGTCCGGTTCTGCTGCCTCCGGAAGCAGGCACAGGCCCAGCCACATCTGCCACCAGCACGGCAGCCCTGCGACGTGGCAGTCATCCCTATGGACAGCGACAGCCCTGTACACAGCACTGTGACCT CCTACAGCTCCGTGCAGTACCCACTGGGCATGCGGTTGCCCCTGCCCTTTGGGGAGCTGGACCTGGACTCCATGGCTCCTCCTGCCTACAGCCTGTACACCCCGGAGCCTCCACCCTCCTACGATGAAGCTGTCAAGATGGCCAAGCCCAGAGAGGAAGGACCAGCACTCTCCCAGAAACCCAGTCCTCTCCTTGGGGCCTCGGGCCTAGAGACCACTCCAGTGCCCCAGGAGTCGGGCCCCAATACTCAACTACCACCTTGTAGCCCTGGTGCCCCTTGA
- the TMEM52 gene encoding transmembrane protein 52 isoform X2, with translation MGPVGGVCIEWRPSEWGRLVGEGSCGRGLRRTRLALGGAQWAGLMLREASCGRGLRRTRFALGGARRAGFTLRGASSRRVRLWAGPAASGARWAGFTLSGRSVGVSCGGCVLWWAGPHKAAPPGFAPTSAEHGPGSAGRRRTPAAAAAPAAAAGGAGLRGRQLRPLGPVPAPGPLEQPVARGVSGGRGGAVRPTVLGRGSPGPGPPGPYLTRPPPLSSSPGRWRELTSSKQDLPSHLSRLASAGVPYDPAQQWGSR, from the exons ATGGGGCCAGTGGGCGGGGTTTGCATTGAGTGGAGGCCCAGCGAATGGGGGCGTCTCGTGGGCGAGGGCTCCTGTGGGCGGGGCCTGCGGCGAACGAGGCTTGCACTGGGCGGGGCCCAGTGGGCGGGGTTGATGCTGCGTGAGGCGTCCTGTGGGCGAGGCTTGCGACGAACGCGGTTTGCTCTGGGCGGTGCCCGGAGGGCGGGGTTTACCCTGCGTGGGGCGTCCAGTAGGCGTGTGCGCCTGTGGGCGGGGCCTGCGGCCAGCGGGGCCCGGTGGGCGGGGTTTACTCTGAGCGGGCGTTCTGTGGGCGTGTCATGTGGTGGGTGTGTCCTGTGGTGGGCGGGGCCCCATAAAGCCGCGCCGCCGGGCTTTGCTCCAACCTCCGCAGAGCATGGCCCGGGGTCCGCTGGCCGCCGGCGGACTCCGGCTGCTGCTGCCGCTCCTGCCGCTGCCGCAG GTGGCGCTGGGCTTCGCGGACGGCAGCTGCGACCCCTCGGACCA GTGCCCGCCCCAGGCCCGCTGGAGCAGCCTGTGGCACGTGGGGTAAGTGGAGGCCGCGGCGGAGCCGTGCGTCCGACGGTTCTGGGGCGGGGGTCACCGGGGCCAGGCCCGCCAGGCCCTTACCTCACCAGGCCGCCTCCGCTGTCGTCCAGTCCCGGCCGCTGGCGGGAACTGACCTCGAGCAAGCAGGaccttccctcccacctctcccGCCTGGCCTCCGCGGGAGTCCCCTACGATCCCGCTCAGCAGTGGGGCAGTCGCTGA